Proteins encoded by one window of Pseudomonas coleopterorum:
- a CDS encoding efflux RND transporter permease subunit, with amino-acid sequence MIFDHRPAVIALCLLISLVLCWQAISIRPATSFEKMIPLQHPFIENMLAHRDDLAHLGNSVRIAVQTTDGDIFSAAYMETLRQLHDEVFYLPGVDRAGLKSLWSPSVRWTEVTEEGFAGGEVIPQRYDGTAASLEALRSNVLRSGQVGRLVANDFRSSIIEVPLLERYPDPQRPGRLLTLDYQQFSHQLEDRIRKQFQARNPQIKVHIVGFAKKVGDLIDGLMKVAAFFAVAVLITTLLLYAFTRCVRSTVAVLTATLVAVVWQVGLMHAIGFGIDPYSMLVPFLIFAIGISHGVQKINGIALHASTADDALVAARRTFRQLFLPGMVAILADAVGFIALLVIDIGVIRELAIGASIGVAVIVFTNLILLPVVISYIGMRPRAVADSVREQAFWRAFSRVASPRAAAVSIAVALLAGAAGLWYGQNLQIGDLDQGAPELRPDSRYNSDNRFIIEHYATRADVLVVMVKTPVEGCSTYPTMAAIDDLMWSLDNIPGVQSTVSLVSVARQTIKGMNEGNLKWETLSRNAAVLNSAVARAEGLYNADCSLAPILIYLDDHKALTLERVVDAVQAFAAEHDRDDLQFLLGAGNAGVEAATNQVIQAREPQVLMLVYLCVAVMSLLIFRSLAATLCIVLPLMLTSVLGNALMAFMGIGVKVATLPVIALGVGIGVDYGIYLYSRLASHLRAGLPLQQAYCQTLRSTGRAVLFTGLCLACGVVTWVFSDIRFQADMGLMLTFMLLWNMLGALWLLPALAWLLVRPTTLRPAPAPH; translated from the coding sequence CTGATCTTCGATCACCGTCCCGCCGTCATTGCCCTGTGCCTGCTGATCAGTCTCGTGCTGTGCTGGCAGGCCATTTCGATTCGCCCGGCCACCAGCTTCGAAAAGATGATCCCGCTGCAGCACCCGTTCATCGAGAACATGCTCGCCCACCGCGACGATCTCGCCCACCTGGGCAACAGCGTACGCATCGCGGTGCAAACCACCGACGGTGACATTTTCAGCGCGGCCTACATGGAAACCCTGCGCCAGCTTCACGACGAAGTGTTCTACCTGCCAGGTGTGGACCGTGCCGGCTTGAAGTCGCTGTGGAGCCCCAGCGTGCGGTGGACCGAGGTCACCGAGGAGGGCTTCGCCGGCGGCGAGGTGATCCCGCAACGCTACGACGGCACGGCGGCGAGCCTGGAGGCGCTGCGCAGCAACGTGCTGCGCTCGGGGCAGGTCGGCCGCTTGGTGGCCAACGATTTTCGTTCGAGCATCATCGAGGTGCCGCTGCTTGAACGCTATCCTGATCCGCAACGTCCCGGCAGGTTGCTGACACTCGATTACCAGCAGTTTTCCCATCAGCTCGAAGATCGCATTCGCAAGCAGTTCCAGGCGCGCAATCCGCAAATCAAGGTGCACATCGTCGGCTTTGCCAAGAAGGTGGGTGATCTGATCGATGGCCTGATGAAAGTGGCCGCGTTCTTCGCCGTGGCCGTGCTCATCACGACGCTCCTGCTCTACGCATTCACCCGCTGCGTGCGCAGCACCGTGGCCGTGTTGACCGCGACCCTGGTGGCCGTGGTCTGGCAAGTGGGCCTGATGCACGCGATCGGTTTCGGGATCGATCCGTATTCGATGCTGGTGCCGTTTCTGATCTTCGCCATCGGCATCTCCCACGGGGTGCAGAAGATCAACGGAATCGCCCTGCACGCGAGCACTGCCGATGACGCGCTGGTGGCCGCGCGAAGGACCTTTCGGCAGCTGTTCCTGCCCGGCATGGTCGCCATCCTGGCCGACGCGGTGGGTTTCATCGCCTTGCTGGTCATCGACATCGGCGTCATCCGCGAGCTGGCAATCGGTGCCTCGATAGGCGTCGCGGTGATCGTCTTCACCAACCTGATCCTGCTGCCCGTGGTCATTTCCTACATCGGCATGCGGCCACGCGCAGTGGCCGACAGTGTGCGCGAGCAGGCTTTCTGGCGCGCCTTTTCACGCGTGGCCAGCCCGCGCGCGGCAGCGGTCTCGATCGCCGTGGCATTGCTGGCGGGCGCCGCAGGCCTGTGGTACGGCCAGAACCTGCAGATCGGCGATCTCGATCAGGGCGCGCCCGAACTGCGTCCCGATTCGCGCTACAACAGCGACAACCGGTTCATCATCGAGCACTACGCCACCCGCGCCGACGTGCTGGTGGTGATGGTCAAGACGCCGGTCGAAGGCTGCTCGACCTACCCGACGATGGCGGCCATCGACGACCTGATGTGGAGCCTGGACAACATCCCCGGGGTGCAGTCGACGGTTTCCCTGGTCAGTGTGGCGCGGCAGACGATCAAGGGCATGAACGAGGGCAACCTCAAGTGGGAAACGCTGAGCCGCAACGCGGCCGTGCTCAACAGTGCCGTCGCACGGGCAGAGGGTCTGTACAACGCCGACTGTTCGCTGGCGCCGATCCTGATCTATCTCGACGATCACAAGGCCCTCACCCTGGAGCGCGTGGTGGACGCGGTCCAGGCGTTCGCTGCGGAACATGATCGCGACGACCTGCAGTTCCTGCTGGGCGCCGGCAATGCCGGAGTCGAGGCGGCGACCAACCAGGTGATCCAGGCCCGTGAGCCGCAGGTCCTGATGCTGGTCTACCTGTGCGTCGCGGTCATGTCCCTGCTGATCTTTCGTTCCCTCGCCGCGACCCTGTGCATCGTCCTGCCGCTGATGCTGACGTCGGTGCTGGGCAACGCGTTGATGGCGTTCATGGGGATCGGCGTGAAAGTCGCAACCTTGCCGGTGATCGCCCTGGGAGTGGGCATCGGCGTGGACTACGGCATCTACCTCTACAGTCGTCTGGCCAGCCACCTGCGCGCCGGACTGCCGCTGCAGCAGGCCTATTGCCAGACGTTGCGATCTACCGGGCGAGCGGTCCTGTTCACCGGGCTGTGCCTGGCTTGCGGGGTGGTGACCTGGGTGTTCTCGGACATCAGGTTCCAGGCCGACATGGGCCTGATGCTGACCTTCATGCTGCTGTGGAACATGCTTGGCGCCTTGTGGTTGTTGCCGGCACTGGCGTGGCTGCTGGTCCGGCCTACAACGCTTCGGCCCGCCCCAGCACCACACTGA
- a CDS encoding FadR/GntR family transcriptional regulator encodes MDYRKPSDRKSMHSRIVQELGMQIVSGRFKPDDRLPAEALLCEEYAVSRPVLREATRVLVAKGLVYSKPRVGSVVKPRREWHMLDPDVLHWVMQSTPQNEFFALLTSVRTIIEPAAAALAAQHATDAEVASIGEAYQRMEAAGSVDDVLQPDLDFHSRIADATHNDLLAHLCNMLSLALREALRHSNQRPNLHELALPRHKAILTAIENRDALGARHATLVQLDDARNALSVVLGRAEAL; translated from the coding sequence ATGGATTATCGCAAGCCTTCAGATCGCAAAAGCATGCACTCGCGGATCGTCCAGGAACTGGGGATGCAAATCGTCTCCGGTCGCTTCAAGCCCGACGACCGCCTGCCCGCCGAAGCCCTGCTGTGTGAAGAGTATGCGGTCAGCCGCCCGGTGCTGCGCGAAGCCACCCGGGTCCTGGTGGCCAAGGGTCTGGTGTATTCCAAGCCGCGGGTGGGCTCGGTGGTCAAGCCGCGCCGTGAATGGCACATGCTCGACCCGGACGTCCTGCATTGGGTCATGCAAAGCACGCCGCAGAACGAATTCTTCGCCCTGTTGACCAGCGTGCGCACCATCATCGAACCGGCGGCAGCGGCGCTGGCGGCCCAGCATGCCACCGACGCCGAAGTCGCATCGATCGGCGAGGCCTACCAGCGCATGGAAGCGGCCGGATCGGTCGACGACGTGCTGCAGCCCGATCTGGATTTCCACAGCCGCATTGCCGACGCCACCCACAACGACCTGCTCGCGCACCTGTGCAACATGCTGTCGCTGGCCCTGCGCGAGGCCCTGCGTCATTCCAACCAGCGGCCCAACCTGCACGAGCTGGCCCTGCCGCGGCACAAGGCGATCCTTACCGCCATCGAGAACCGCGACGCTTTGGGGGCCCGGCATGCCACGCTGGTCCAGCTGGACGACGCACGCAATGCCCTCAGTGTGGTGCTGGGGCGGGCCGAAGCGTTGTAG
- a CDS encoding MarR family winged helix-turn-helix transcriptional regulator: protein MNTESTHDRAVTADDSLLLDNQLCFSLYSTSLLMTKVYKPLLQALGLTYPQYLTMMVLWERDGMTVGEISTRLLTDPGSLTPLLKRLEAEGLLSRTRSKDDERVVIVELTPQGRALRDQAESVPLNIVKASCHSSAELRALQASLLSLRKNLQQGL from the coding sequence GGCAGTCACCGCGGACGACAGCCTGCTGCTGGATAATCAGCTGTGCTTCTCGTTGTACTCGACATCGCTGTTGATGACCAAGGTGTACAAACCCCTGCTGCAAGCGCTGGGCCTGACCTACCCGCAGTACCTGACCATGATGGTGCTGTGGGAACGAGACGGCATGACCGTGGGCGAAATCAGTACCCGGTTGCTGACCGACCCCGGCTCGCTGACACCCCTGCTCAAACGCCTGGAAGCCGAAGGCCTGCTCAGCCGTACCCGCAGCAAGGATGACGAACGCGTGGTCATCGTCGAGCTGACGCCCCAGGGCCGGGCCCTGCGCGACCAGGCCGAGTCCGTGCCGCTGAACATCGTCAAGGCCAGTTGCCACAGCAGCGCGGAGTTGCGCGCCTTGCAGGCCAGCCTGCTGTCGTTGCGCAAGAACCTGCAACAAGGGCTCTGA